Proteins encoded together in one Shewanella acanthi window:
- a CDS encoding SDR family NAD(P)-dependent oxidoreductase, with the protein MKTVIITGSTRGIGKGLAVNFLKQGCRVVITGRNQTQVDEVVSGFALQFGADKVTGLACDVKDQAQLQAVWDHAVATFSSVDIWINNAGMSLPRKPLEQQSTDDINNIIATNLGGVVLATSVALKGMKAQNHGQIWNMEGFGSNDATQPGMAIYGATKRAVTYLNKSLQKEVKGTAVQVNTLSPGIVVTDLLVGDYDTSSAEWQKVKKIFNILGDKVETVTPWLVNGILSTNKSGTKVAWLTGGKAFMRFMTAGFNKRDLFSELELG; encoded by the coding sequence ATGAAAACAGTCATCATCACTGGTAGTACCCGCGGTATTGGTAAAGGGTTAGCAGTTAACTTTTTAAAGCAGGGCTGTAGGGTTGTGATCACGGGTCGCAACCAGACACAGGTCGACGAGGTCGTCAGCGGTTTTGCCCTGCAATTTGGCGCAGACAAGGTCACAGGCCTCGCCTGCGACGTAAAAGACCAAGCCCAATTACAAGCTGTTTGGGACCACGCTGTGGCGACCTTTTCAAGCGTCGATATCTGGATCAATAACGCGGGCATGAGCCTACCGCGCAAACCGTTAGAACAACAGTCCACCGACGATATCAACAATATCATTGCCACTAATCTGGGTGGCGTGGTACTAGCCACCAGCGTGGCATTAAAGGGCATGAAAGCACAAAACCACGGCCAAATCTGGAACATGGAAGGCTTTGGCAGTAACGATGCCACTCAGCCGGGTATGGCGATTTACGGTGCCACTAAACGCGCAGTGACTTATCTCAATAAGTCACTGCAAAAGGAAGTCAAAGGCACAGCTGTGCAGGTCAACACCTTAAGTCCAGGCATTGTGGTGACCGATTTATTAGTGGGTGATTACGATACGTCCTCTGCCGAATGGCAGAAGGTGAAAAAGATCTTCAACATTCTCGGTGATAAGGTTGAGACTGTAACGCCATGGCTAGTAAACGGCATATTGTCGACGAATAAATCCGGTACCAAGGTGGCTTGGTTAACAGGTGGTAAAGCCTTTATGCGCTTTATGACGGCGGGCTTTAATAAGCGTGATTTGTTTAGCGAACTAGAGCTGGGCTAA
- a CDS encoding MFS transporter produces MTQSGQPKTLMGVQLVDGLKRRNWLAYLFAVLISSGYAGALSILQPGLLQVIGIPYAEQATLTGMLGGLQEAIFIVMMGLYGVMADRFGRRVMYVFGLATTAIGFALYGSATSVEQLVIYRIIVAFGSAAMVGMMVTVVADYSHNSTRGKANGIQGAIATLGAFIPPVLAGLPKTFVGAGYSEAAAQQATFALAGALGVVAAVVAFIGLSKMVGTVVKAEKESLLVMLRQGAKEAKKPAIALSYGAAFISRGDLAVTGAFMGLWLVQYGTGTLGLSASDAMSQLAMPAILMVVSGALVGSILTGYLSDKVSRITAVSIASGLAGCVYGAMYFVRDPSATSVFPLLFVMGIAEISAFVSSQALVGEQAPAERKGAVIGLFGVAGAVGILLATTGGGFLFAHLSPSSPFVLFGLLNSIVFIWSLLLSRPKSKPLLTEQNV; encoded by the coding sequence ATGACACAAAGTGGGCAACCCAAAACCCTAATGGGGGTGCAACTGGTCGACGGTCTTAAGCGCCGTAACTGGTTAGCCTATCTGTTTGCAGTACTGATTTCATCGGGTTATGCGGGGGCTTTATCTATCCTGCAACCTGGATTGCTGCAGGTGATTGGGATTCCCTACGCCGAGCAGGCGACCCTGACTGGAATGCTAGGGGGTCTGCAGGAGGCGATATTCATCGTCATGATGGGACTCTACGGTGTCATGGCTGACCGCTTCGGTCGTCGGGTGATGTATGTATTTGGCCTTGCGACCACGGCGATTGGGTTTGCCCTCTATGGCAGCGCGACGTCGGTGGAGCAGTTAGTTATTTACCGAATCATCGTTGCGTTCGGCTCTGCAGCAATGGTGGGGATGATGGTGACGGTCGTCGCCGATTATTCCCATAACAGCACCCGTGGCAAAGCCAACGGAATTCAAGGGGCGATTGCCACTCTAGGTGCCTTTATTCCGCCGGTGCTTGCGGGTTTACCTAAGACTTTTGTCGGCGCTGGATATTCTGAAGCCGCAGCCCAACAGGCTACCTTTGCACTCGCCGGCGCCTTAGGCGTTGTGGCAGCAGTCGTGGCTTTTATCGGCCTGTCGAAAATGGTCGGCACTGTGGTGAAGGCGGAAAAGGAATCCTTGCTGGTGATGCTGCGTCAGGGTGCAAAAGAGGCGAAAAAGCCTGCCATTGCACTGTCATACGGGGCGGCGTTTATCTCCCGCGGCGACTTGGCCGTAACCGGCGCCTTTATGGGGCTGTGGTTAGTGCAATATGGTACAGGCACCCTCGGACTTTCGGCCAGTGATGCCATGTCGCAACTTGCTATGCCAGCCATTTTAATGGTCGTTAGTGGCGCGCTAGTTGGGTCAATCCTCACAGGATATTTGAGCGACAAAGTGAGTCGTATCACAGCTGTATCTATCGCTTCGGGCTTAGCTGGCTGTGTCTATGGCGCCATGTATTTTGTGCGCGATCCGAGTGCCACAAGCGTATTTCCGCTGCTGTTTGTGATGGGAATCGCTGAGATTAGTGCCTTTGTTTCTAGTCAGGCTTTAGTCGGTGAGCAAGCACCTGCCGAGCGCAAGGGTGCGGTGATTGGCCTCTTTGGTGTTGCTGGTGCTGTGGGCATTTTATTGGCCACAACAGGCGGCGGATTTTTGTTTGCGCACCTGTCGCCATCAAGCCCCTTTGTCTTATTCGGTTTACTGAATTCAATCGTTTTCATCTGGAGTCTCTTGTTGTCTAGACCCAAATCAAAACCCCTTTTAACAGAACAAAATGTCTAA
- a CDS encoding aromatic ring-hydroxylating oxygenase subunit alpha, translated as MLKNLWYVAEWSDTVKDKPVKTKLLGQNLVLFRDLEGKVKCLADVCLHRGGSLSGGWVNEKRDCVVCPYHGWQYNGGGKCQKIPSEGDSFQVPKRFKVDAYDVEERYGMIWVFMGDLPAEERFPIPPLPEYGDEANWRGLKTEFTWKAEASRVVENGIDIAHASFVHPVFGYPSTAEDNYIEEVEKHEWWGRSTNVMYPPQLKGGFLGWRNFLRKDKQETKVHPEWHLPGMIVRIKIDIRPGWHIVMFDANTPVDEHTTRTFAWQFRSFFKVKMFDKGSLQRLKTILLEDATIVQDSQPYYLPETLANEVSVKSDKFMSTFRMARRKLIEEKGWQIDTKARDEHKGKKVLTISSPGRRQAMIDGDGWVFDEMPTVPPIKSSTLKNEFERQVDVLTTESVNSKESIIA; from the coding sequence ATGTTAAAGAATCTTTGGTACGTTGCGGAATGGTCCGACACAGTAAAAGACAAGCCCGTTAAGACCAAATTGCTCGGTCAAAATCTGGTGTTGTTTCGCGATCTAGAGGGCAAAGTCAAATGTCTGGCAGACGTTTGTTTGCACCGTGGCGGGTCACTATCAGGCGGTTGGGTAAATGAGAAACGCGATTGTGTTGTCTGCCCTTACCATGGCTGGCAATACAATGGCGGCGGTAAGTGCCAAAAAATCCCGTCTGAAGGCGATAGTTTTCAAGTACCTAAACGCTTTAAGGTTGATGCCTACGACGTAGAAGAAAGATACGGCATGATCTGGGTGTTTATGGGTGACTTACCCGCTGAAGAACGCTTCCCTATCCCGCCACTGCCTGAATATGGTGACGAAGCCAACTGGCGTGGTCTAAAAACCGAATTTACTTGGAAGGCTGAAGCCTCCCGTGTGGTCGAAAACGGCATCGACATCGCCCACGCCTCTTTCGTACACCCTGTATTTGGTTACCCAAGCACCGCGGAAGATAACTATATCGAAGAGGTCGAAAAGCACGAATGGTGGGGACGCTCAACGAACGTCATGTACCCGCCGCAACTCAAGGGTGGTTTCCTCGGTTGGCGTAACTTTTTACGTAAAGACAAACAAGAAACCAAAGTGCACCCCGAGTGGCACCTGCCCGGTATGATAGTGCGTATTAAAATCGATATACGCCCCGGTTGGCATATTGTTATGTTCGACGCCAACACGCCAGTGGACGAACATACCACCCGCACTTTTGCTTGGCAGTTCCGCAGCTTCTTTAAAGTGAAGATGTTTGATAAAGGCTCACTACAGCGCCTGAAAACCATCCTGCTGGAAGACGCAACTATCGTTCAAGATTCACAGCCTTACTATCTGCCAGAAACCTTGGCCAACGAAGTATCGGTGAAATCGGACAAGTTTATGAGCACCTTCCGTATGGCACGCCGCAAGTTGATCGAAGAGAAAGGCTGGCAGATTGATACTAAGGCACGTGATGAGCATAAGGGCAAGAAAGTACTGACAATTTCATCTCCAGGTCGCAGGCAGGCCATGATTGATGGCGATGGCTGGGTGTTTGATGAAATGCCAACCGTGCCACCAATCAAATCCTCAACTCTCAAGAATGAGTTTGAGCGTCAGGTCGATGTGTTAACCACAGAGTCGGTTAACTCGAAAGAGAGCATTATCGCCTAA
- a CDS encoding alpha/beta hydrolase: protein MIKKILIGVVALIVLVVGGTLAWMSIPFSYNQDETAAALISSDKVNVDEGDFISFKPVQTAPTKGIIFYPGGKTSAETFAPFMRRFAEQGYLAVIVPMPFKTAFLGVNKADEVVAAYPNIQHWVIAGHSLGGVAASEYVKSADLNRIEGLLLLASYPASDISQFKIATMSISGAKDLQSTPQKINENKAKLPASTDYVVIENANHWQFGSYAADNTKQQGLLSPSEQAEQVFAQSLAFLNRLP from the coding sequence ATGATAAAAAAGATACTGATAGGTGTAGTTGCGCTGATTGTGCTGGTGGTCGGTGGAACCTTGGCTTGGATGAGTATTCCCTTTTCCTATAACCAAGATGAGACCGCTGCCGCACTGATTTCGTCGGATAAGGTGAATGTCGATGAGGGTGACTTTATCAGTTTTAAGCCTGTACAAACGGCACCGACCAAGGGGATCATTTTTTATCCCGGCGGTAAAACCAGTGCTGAGACTTTTGCGCCTTTTATGCGCCGTTTTGCAGAGCAGGGCTATTTGGCTGTGATTGTGCCTATGCCATTTAAAACCGCATTTTTAGGGGTGAACAAGGCTGATGAAGTGGTTGCGGCTTACCCAAATATCCAACATTGGGTCATTGCAGGGCATTCCTTAGGCGGTGTGGCGGCATCTGAGTATGTTAAATCCGCCGACTTAAATCGCATCGAGGGCTTATTACTATTGGCTTCTTATCCTGCCAGCGATATTAGCCAGTTTAAGATTGCGACTATGTCGATTTCGGGCGCTAAAGATTTACAATCGACACCGCAGAAGATTAACGAAAATAAAGCTAAGTTACCTGCCAGTACCGATTATGTAGTCATTGAAAATGCTAACCACTGGCAGTTTGGTTCCTACGCAGCTGACAACACTAAGCAGCAAGGGTTACTCAGCCCATCGGAACAGGCTGAGCAAGTATTTGCGCAGAGTTTGGCGTTTTTAAATCGTCTGCCTTGA